A region of Flavobacterium album DNA encodes the following proteins:
- a CDS encoding helix-turn-helix transcriptional regulator has protein sequence MHREKNIRRLQAACEMILEMAAGNYSFRVDRSGEDDILEVLLALLNLMAEHNKEALFHRGYVNPHKSYNYIRQEAIILDRHGTILGHTPALVHMLGDDELVGLPIRRLIEIRSLAHWDRAFAEIIEGHLEHAAVPVEFSVPGELVFAPLCVVSRLAHSGNFLLGFIMPETLPLENPGQFPGEGPVSDSDAREAELMQKVYDFVLMHHEGPFPKIRVLARMFATNEFKLKTGFQHHFRTSIYQLYNEQRLKKAFLLIRYSKKALKDIAYTVGFTTYSNFSRAFKIKFGCGPGEIPRPRFGQ, from the coding sequence ATGCACCGTGAAAAGAACATAAGAAGGCTGCAGGCGGCCTGTGAGATGATCCTGGAAATGGCCGCAGGAAATTACAGCTTCCGCGTGGACCGGTCTGGAGAGGACGATATCCTGGAAGTCCTGCTGGCCCTTCTGAATCTCATGGCAGAGCACAACAAAGAGGCCCTTTTCCACAGGGGCTATGTCAACCCGCACAAATCATACAATTACATCCGGCAGGAGGCCATCATCCTGGACAGGCACGGCACCATTCTTGGTCATACCCCTGCCCTTGTCCACATGCTGGGAGACGATGAACTTGTCGGCCTGCCCATTCGCCGACTTATTGAAATACGCAGCCTTGCACATTGGGACCGGGCCTTCGCCGAAATAATAGAGGGGCATCTCGAACATGCGGCTGTCCCTGTCGAATTCTCTGTTCCCGGTGAACTGGTCTTTGCCCCCCTGTGCGTCGTTTCCAGACTGGCACATTCCGGCAATTTCCTGCTTGGCTTTATCATGCCGGAAACCTTGCCTTTGGAAAACCCTGGACAATTTCCTGGGGAGGGTCCTGTGAGTGACAGCGATGCACGCGAGGCTGAGCTCATGCAGAAGGTATACGACTTTGTCCTCATGCACCATGAAGGGCCGTTTCCCAAAATAAGGGTGCTCGCCCGGATGTTCGCCACCAATGAGTTCAAGCTCAAGACCGGCTTCCAGCATCACTTCAGGACCTCGATCTACCAGCTCTACAACGAACAGCGGCTCAAGAAAGCCTTTCTGCTGATCCGTTACAGCAAGAAGGCCCTTAAGGACATTGCCTATACGGTCGGTTTCACCACCTACAGCAATTTCTCCAGGGCCTTCAAGATCAAGTTCGGATGCGGTCCCGGGGAGATCCCAAGGCCCAGGTTCGGCCAATGA
- a CDS encoding RagB/SusD family nutrient uptake outer membrane protein, with translation MKNKFKFRVCDNRTLTVSFLFVLLSTLTLVGCDDFVDVDLPSSQLPSEAVFEDNTTATAAMVSIYAQMRTNGLLNGNPDGMTYKLGEYADEMTFYGVSQPSDTSFPDNTVLPTNAIIQRWWNASYSQIYAANAVLEGVANSTALTAAQKDQLRGEALFARALLHFYLVNLYGAIPYIETTDYRANSTVSRMPVPTVYEHLTADLLAARELLATDYITIDRVRPNKATVEALLARVYLYNGQWAAAADMASAVLNNADLYAWETDLDLIFKKESTATIWHLMPASDGVNTNEAGAHIFLEGPPPVSSLAVNLVDAFEAGDNRRTKWIRAVTDGAETWYHAYKYQAIDNTGSSVEYSIMFRTAELYLIRAEARARQGELTNAKEDLDLIRTTAGLGNTAATTQDEILAAIEKERRVELFTEGHRFFDLKRTARLDAVLDSKTGWEATDQLLPLPEAELLLNPNLNPQNTGY, from the coding sequence ATGAAAAATAAATTCAAATTTAGGGTCTGCGACAACCGTACCCTAACCGTATCATTTCTTTTTGTCCTTCTAAGCACATTGACGCTTGTGGGCTGTGATGATTTTGTAGACGTTGACCTGCCATCGTCCCAATTGCCATCCGAAGCGGTTTTTGAAGACAATACCACCGCAACAGCCGCCATGGTAAGCATTTATGCCCAAATGCGCACCAACGGCCTTTTGAATGGCAATCCTGACGGCATGACCTACAAGCTGGGGGAGTATGCCGATGAGATGACTTTCTATGGCGTATCCCAGCCAAGCGACACCTCCTTTCCGGACAACACTGTACTGCCTACAAATGCCATAATACAGCGATGGTGGAATGCCAGCTACAGCCAGATCTATGCTGCAAATGCAGTTTTAGAGGGCGTAGCCAATTCAACGGCACTCACGGCGGCGCAGAAAGACCAGCTGCGGGGAGAGGCATTGTTTGCAAGGGCACTACTTCATTTTTACCTGGTCAATCTCTATGGTGCGATCCCCTATATCGAAACGACGGATTACCGCGCAAACAGCACAGTTTCAAGAATGCCGGTTCCTACGGTATATGAACATCTGACGGCAGATCTGCTGGCCGCAAGGGAGTTGCTGGCAACTGACTACATCACCATTGACAGGGTGCGCCCCAATAAGGCAACCGTGGAGGCCCTGCTGGCACGGGTATATCTGTACAACGGCCAATGGGCAGCAGCGGCTGACATGGCTTCGGCAGTATTGAACAATGCCGACCTATATGCTTGGGAAACCGATCTTGACCTGATTTTCAAGAAAGAGAGCACGGCGACCATCTGGCATCTGATGCCGGCAAGTGATGGAGTGAATACCAACGAGGCGGGAGCACACATATTCCTGGAAGGCCCGCCACCTGTGTCGTCGCTTGCGGTGAACCTAGTGGATGCCTTTGAAGCAGGAGACAACCGCAGGACAAAATGGATACGAGCCGTGACGGACGGCGCCGAAACCTGGTATCATGCCTACAAGTACCAGGCAATCGACAATACAGGCTCGTCGGTAGAATATTCCATCATGTTCCGTACCGCAGAATTGTACCTTATCCGTGCAGAAGCGAGGGCAAGGCAAGGTGAACTGACCAATGCCAAGGAAGATCTGGACCTGATACGGACTACTGCCGGCCTAGGGAACACTGCCGCAACAACGCAGGACGAAATCCTGGCGGCGATAGAGAAGGAGCGAAGGGTAGAACTTTTCACGGAAGGACACCGCTTTTTTGACCTGAAGCGAACCGCGAGGCTCGATGCCGTATTGGATTCAAAAACAGGATGGGAAGCGACCGATCAGCTGCTGCCTCTCCCGGAAGCCGAACTGCTGCTGAATCCGAACCTGAACCCACAAAATACGGGGTACTGA
- a CDS encoding alpha/beta hydrolase family protein, whose product MDKFSEHGNWISYLHHYKTGSDTLFVTHTRTKRTFILPNGTKSAFIGETKFVCLLPGNVLHGINLQNGSAENTPDVEDFAISGTTIITRSTGRSGVLKFIDNQGKVKFRIPHVRQWKLNPAKTLIACITELEDTHSVQLIRIGDGTQTTLEKSRELLHFLEWQEKGQGVAFLKNPDGTDFDRGAVCYYSLAKQKMHRFVMANSVHLPKAMAVGTSLTISEDGQRIFFYMDDTLHSPDKDAKSVQVWNTTDKDVYPAKMATDGWQGYSKVAVWFPDTGECRQLTDNRMPHLLLSGDQRHAITSDPLAYAPQFKQFSDRDYVITDLADGAQHLFLEQFSGNQSYLFVSPGGKYVTYFRNGTWWNYNIRKATHHNLVLPVRASARVNDAESGSDDSFYFGIAGWDLDDSAVLLYDAYDIWKAAPDGSRAVRLTHGKETNTVFRFAKQSAAKHSKPSYDGRVSAQYDLTKPQYLTAYNEKDGNTGIFELMPGHKEKPLVYKDRRIDNFLIAQGGKHFLFMEQDFDLSPQLVTGKLGSQKQAVVATSNRQQEAYYWGRSELITYRAMGKSMSGVLIYPANYSPDRKYPMVVDIYESQEKELHVYTIPHLPASIGFNATHYMLQDYFVFLPTIVPAVGDTGNAAMACLNAAIEKVLEIGSIDKERMGLIGHSYGGFEANFIATQKHPFRTIVSGSGIIDLATNFLHVAWDYNSDDYWMYESGQMRMGKSLYEDRERYYRNSPVFLLEGVSVPMLIWTGADDRHVDAENSIKLYMALRRLRKQGVLLIYPDEKHVLSNPKNQQDLRQKIEEWFAFHLKDGPIRPWMQSDYTGNGH is encoded by the coding sequence ATGGACAAGTTTTCAGAGCATGGTAACTGGATCAGCTACCTGCACCACTATAAAACTGGAAGCGATACCCTGTTTGTAACCCATACCCGCACCAAGAGGACCTTTATCCTACCGAACGGGACAAAATCTGCCTTTATAGGGGAAACGAAATTCGTCTGCCTGTTGCCAGGCAATGTACTCCACGGCATAAATTTACAAAATGGCAGTGCAGAAAACACACCCGATGTGGAGGATTTTGCTATTTCGGGAACAACGATCATTACAAGAAGTACGGGTAGAAGCGGGGTGCTTAAATTCATTGACAATCAAGGAAAAGTGAAATTTCGAATACCCCATGTAAGGCAGTGGAAACTAAATCCCGCAAAGACTCTTATTGCCTGCATCACGGAACTGGAGGATACCCATTCGGTACAATTAATACGTATTGGTGACGGCACCCAAACGACCTTAGAGAAATCAAGAGAGTTGCTGCATTTTCTGGAATGGCAGGAAAAAGGCCAGGGTGTAGCGTTCCTTAAAAATCCTGACGGCACCGATTTCGACAGAGGTGCCGTCTGCTATTACAGCTTGGCGAAACAGAAAATGCATCGTTTTGTCATGGCGAACAGTGTACATCTTCCGAAGGCAATGGCAGTAGGAACTTCGCTGACGATCTCTGAAGATGGGCAACGCATATTTTTCTACATGGACGATACACTCCACAGCCCAGATAAGGATGCGAAGTCAGTTCAGGTCTGGAACACCACCGATAAGGACGTGTATCCTGCAAAAATGGCTACGGATGGCTGGCAGGGCTATAGCAAGGTTGCCGTTTGGTTCCCGGATACAGGAGAGTGCCGCCAGCTGACCGACAACAGGATGCCGCATTTGCTTCTGAGTGGCGACCAGCGCCATGCCATCACATCTGATCCTTTAGCTTATGCGCCACAATTCAAACAGTTCAGTGACCGCGATTATGTTATTACAGATCTTGCCGATGGAGCGCAGCATTTATTTTTAGAACAATTCTCAGGCAATCAATCCTACCTGTTTGTGTCGCCGGGTGGAAAATATGTAACGTACTTCCGCAATGGGACTTGGTGGAATTACAACATAAGGAAGGCGACGCATCACAACCTTGTCTTGCCGGTACGGGCATCTGCCAGAGTTAATGATGCGGAAAGCGGATCAGATGACAGTTTCTATTTTGGAATCGCAGGCTGGGATCTCGACGATAGCGCCGTACTGCTTTATGATGCCTACGACATCTGGAAAGCTGCACCGGATGGGAGCAGGGCGGTAAGGTTGACGCACGGTAAGGAAACAAATACCGTTTTCCGCTTTGCCAAACAGTCGGCAGCAAAGCATTCCAAACCCAGCTATGACGGAAGGGTGAGCGCACAGTATGATCTGACCAAACCGCAATACCTTACGGCGTATAATGAAAAGGATGGCAATACAGGAATTTTTGAATTAATGCCGGGGCACAAGGAAAAGCCACTGGTTTACAAGGACCGGAGAATAGATAACTTTTTAATTGCTCAAGGCGGTAAACACTTCCTCTTTATGGAGCAGGACTTTGACCTTTCGCCGCAATTGGTAACGGGGAAGTTAGGAAGTCAAAAGCAGGCGGTAGTTGCTACGAGCAACAGACAGCAGGAAGCCTATTATTGGGGCAGGTCGGAACTGATAACCTACCGCGCCATGGGCAAGTCTATGAGCGGTGTCCTGATTTATCCTGCCAATTACAGTCCCGATAGAAAGTATCCGATGGTGGTGGATATCTATGAAAGCCAGGAAAAGGAATTGCACGTGTATACTATCCCGCATTTGCCGGCCTCCATAGGATTTAATGCCACCCATTACATGCTGCAGGATTATTTTGTGTTTCTGCCTACCATTGTTCCAGCGGTTGGAGATACGGGTAATGCGGCAATGGCCTGCTTAAATGCAGCCATCGAAAAAGTATTGGAAATTGGAAGTATTGATAAGGAGCGTATGGGGCTTATCGGACATTCGTATGGCGGATTTGAGGCGAATTTTATTGCTACCCAGAAACATCCCTTTCGAACCATCGTTTCGGGTTCCGGGATTATTGACCTTGCCACCAATTTTCTGCACGTTGCCTGGGACTATAATTCAGACGATTATTGGATGTATGAATCGGGACAGATGCGGATGGGAAAATCGCTGTATGAGGATCGGGAACGGTACTACAGAAATTCGCCAGTCTTTCTGCTGGAAGGAGTAAGCGTGCCCATGCTGATATGGACAGGGGCGGATGACCGCCATGTAGATGCTGAAAACAGCATCAAGCTCTATATGGCATTGCGGAGGTTAAGGAAGCAGGGGGTGTTGCTGATTTATCCTGATGAAAAGCACGTATTGAGCAATCCAAAAAACCAGCAGGATCTTCGGCAGAAAATAGAGGAATGGTTTGCATTCCATCTGAAAGACGGCCCCATACGTCCGTGGATGCAATCCGACTATACCGGCAACGGCCACTAG
- a CDS encoding DUF6520 family protein, giving the protein MNKKMFSIVLPAAVLAIGVLSAFGTQAKSSDKGALANEPGWYHTSPNELCKSETDCNIVQGDVCTVNMIPGAQQLYRRTALRSCEFPLYRPQ; this is encoded by the coding sequence ATGAATAAAAAAATGTTCAGCATCGTACTGCCAGCGGCAGTCCTTGCAATCGGAGTTTTAAGTGCCTTTGGCACACAGGCGAAATCATCTGATAAGGGTGCGCTTGCAAATGAGCCAGGTTGGTACCATACCTCGCCAAATGAGCTTTGCAAATCTGAAACGGATTGTAACATTGTCCAGGGCGATGTCTGCACCGTCAACATGATTCCGGGCGCACAGCAACTGTATCGCAGAACTGCTTTAAGAAGTTGTGAATTCCCATTGTACAGACCGCAATAA
- a CDS encoding MauE/DoxX family redox-associated membrane protein — MKTISYRKVIIDIICYLYVLLFIYAAVSKFLDFENFRVQLGQSPLLSAFAAWLSWAVPVSEIIFAILVLIERTRTIGLFLSFFLMMMFSSYIYIILNYSESIPCSCGGILEKMGWIEHLWFNIGFVVLAVIGILLSNNKDNSHEN; from the coding sequence ATGAAAACAATATCTTATAGAAAAGTCATCATAGATATCATCTGCTACCTTTACGTGCTACTTTTTATCTACGCAGCCGTCAGCAAATTCCTTGATTTTGAAAACTTCAGGGTACAATTGGGCCAGTCACCATTGCTGAGTGCTTTCGCAGCTTGGCTTTCTTGGGCAGTCCCTGTTTCTGAAATCATTTTCGCCATTCTAGTGCTTATTGAAAGAACACGTACAATAGGTCTGTTCCTTTCCTTTTTCTTGATGATGATGTTTTCTTCCTACATCTATATCATATTGAATTACAGCGAGTCCATCCCCTGTTCCTGCGGTGGCATACTTGAAAAGATGGGTTGGATAGAGCACCTGTGGTTCAACATCGGTTTTGTGGTGCTTGCAGTGATTGGAATCTTGCTTTCAAATAATAAAGACAACAGCCATGAAAACTAA